TGTCCTGTTCTGATGTCTGTCCGGTAAAAGTGGATTTGGCAGAACAGATTTACAAGTGGCGTCAAGACCTTGACGGATTGGGAAAGGCGAATACCGGAAAGAAGATAATGTCCGGTGGCATGAAGTTCCTGATGGAGCGTCCTGCATTGTTCAATGCGGCTCTGTGGGCGGCTCCGATGGTAAACGGCCTGCCACGCTTTATGAAGTACAATGACTTTGACGATTGGGGCAAAGGACGCGAACTGCCGGAATTTGCCAAAGAGTCATTCAACGAAATGTGGAAGAAAAACGAGGTACAGGGAAAGGAGGAATCAAAATGAGCAGCAGAGAAGAAATATTGGCGAGCATCCGTAAGCATACGCAGACACGCTACGAAAAACCGGATATAGCAGATATGAAACGTTTGACGTATCCGGACAAAATAGAGCAATTTTGCGCTATCAGCCGTGCGGTAGGCGGTACGGTAGTGGTATTGGGTGAAGGCGAAGATGTGAATGCTGTCATTCGCCGGACGTATCCGGATGCGATGCGCATTGCTTCCGTATTGCCGGATATATCTTGCGCAACTTTCAATCCGGATATGGTGGACGACCCGAAAGAACTGGACGGTACTGAGGTAGCCGTTATTCGGGGAGAGATCGGAGTAGCGGAGAACGGTGCTGTCTGGATACCGCAAACCGTGAAGTATAAAGCGATTTATTTTATTTCGGAGAAACTGGTGATTCTGATCGACCGGAATAAGATTGTGGATACCATGTACGATGCTTATCGCAAACTGGACGGACAGGAATATCAGTTCGGTACCTTTATTTCCGGCCCGTCAAAGACGGCGGACATCGAACAGGCATTGGTCATGGGAGCGCATGGAGCACGGGAGGTTTTGGTCATATTGACGTAACTCCGCTTTATTATTCTAAAATAAATTTGGATTTAAAACAATAGAAGCTTAGTTTTGTTAGGACAAAGAAAAATGGAGCTTCTGTATAAGATAAACAAAGGCTCTGTTGATAGGAAACAGAGCCTTTGTTGTTGATATATAGAGCCTCTGTTTTCTGTCTCATCCATGGAAAGAACTATAATCGTCTAAATAATAAA
This sequence is a window from Bacteroides thetaiotaomicron VPI-5482. Protein-coding genes within it:
- a CDS encoding LutC/YkgG family protein, which codes for MSSREEILASIRKHTQTRYEKPDIADMKRLTYPDKIEQFCAISRAVGGTVVVLGEGEDVNAVIRRTYPDAMRIASVLPDISCATFNPDMVDDPKELDGTEVAVIRGEIGVAENGAVWIPQTVKYKAIYFISEKLVILIDRNKIVDTMYDAYRKLDGQEYQFGTFISGPSKTADIEQALVMGAHGAREVLVILT